The Acidianus infernus genome window below encodes:
- a CDS encoding PadR family transcriptional regulator yields the protein MKYKEKPKMMVFRGLLQVIIAYIIYRYGDMYGYEIKRKLEEIHGKKLPHGLVYITLKRMVNSDILEIYEKDGKKYYKLSEGGKEFLDNHVKVLQKVRSIIDEIVNFMNSTH from the coding sequence ATGAAGTATAAGGAAAAACCGAAGATGATGGTATTTAGGGGTTTACTACAAGTTATAATTGCTTATATCATATATCGATATGGAGATATGTACGGTTACGAGATTAAAAGAAAACTTGAGGAGATTCACGGTAAAAAATTACCTCACGGTTTAGTTTATATTACCCTAAAAAGAATGGTTAATTCGGATATCCTAGAAATATATGAGAAAGATGGTAAAAAATATTATAAACTATCTGAAGGAGGTAAAGAGTTTTTAGATAATCACGTTAAAGTACTGCAAAAAGTTAGGAGTATAATAGATGAAATAGTGAATTTTATGAATTCTACTCATTAA
- a CDS encoding NAD+ synthase, with product MQSVLQELKNVNYSVISEYIIRRISEYITESGKNGGIIGLSGGIDSSVTTVLLSKATQNYFILLMPSSSTPQKDMEDAKKIINMIGANNKYKIINIDTILESFKNEIKTNDKLVLGNIKARIRMILLYAYSQIMNYLVIGTGDKSELLLGYFTKYGDGGVDILPIGDLYKTQVRELGRYLGLPEDIVTKPSSPALWEGQTAEGELGVSYDIIDAVLYLRVEKMMDIDSIAKELQINVDIVRKIDRMVKTSQHKRLPPEIFRLSGRAINSDWRYPREWI from the coding sequence ATTCAATCAGTGCTTCAGGAACTTAAGAACGTTAATTATAGTGTAATTTCAGAATATATAATTAGAAGAATTTCAGAATATATAACTGAAAGTGGTAAAAATGGAGGAATTATAGGCTTAAGTGGAGGAATAGATTCTTCTGTAACTACCGTTCTTCTAAGTAAGGCTACACAAAATTACTTCATTTTACTTATGCCGTCTTCTTCCACACCTCAAAAGGATATGGAAGATGCAAAGAAAATAATAAATATGATAGGAGCAAATAACAAATATAAAATTATAAATATAGATACAATACTAGAATCTTTTAAAAATGAAATAAAAACAAATGACAAGTTAGTTTTGGGTAATATTAAAGCTAGAATTAGAATGATACTTCTTTATGCATACTCACAGATTATGAATTACCTAGTAATTGGTACTGGGGATAAAAGTGAATTACTATTAGGCTATTTTACTAAATACGGAGACGGTGGGGTTGATATTTTGCCTATAGGCGATCTGTATAAAACTCAAGTAAGGGAACTTGGTAGATATTTAGGTTTGCCAGAAGATATAGTAACTAAACCGAGTTCTCCAGCACTTTGGGAAGGTCAAACTGCTGAAGGTGAACTTGGAGTTTCTTATGATATAATAGATGCAGTATTATACCTTAGAGTAGAGAAAATGATGGATATAGACTCAATAGCTAAAGAACTTCAAATTAATGTAGATATAGTTCGTAAAATAGATAGGATGGTGAAAACTTCACAACATAAAAGATTGCCACCAGAAATATTTAGATTAAGTGGAAGAGCTATTAACTCAGACTGGAGGTATCCCAGAGAATGGATATAG
- the ilvD gene encoding dihydroxy-acid dehydratase: protein MIQKIRSEKVYGGYEKAPNRAFLRAMGLNDDDISKPLIGIAAAWNEAGPCNIHVLALANVAKEGVREAGGTPRIFTTPVVIDGIAMGSEGMKYSLVSREVIADTVELTVNAHGYDGFVALGGCDKTGPGLMMAMARLNIPSIYMYGGTTLPGNYKGKPIAIGDVYEAVGAYAAGKLSAEDLRIMELNAIPGPGTCGGLYTANTMGMISEALGVALPGSASPPAVDAEKVRFAKETGKALLHLMEIGLKPRDIMTFEAFENAITVLMASGGSTNAVLHLLAIAHEAGVNLTLDDFDRISKKVPEIVNMKPGGEYVMADLHRVGGVPLILKKLLDAGLLHGDVITVTGKTMEQNLKEYKIPDVPHSHIVRDVKNPYSPTGGIRILKGNLATEGAVIKASASKVKYHRGPARVFNSEEEAFRAVLNGQIKEKEVVVIRYEGPKGGPGMREMLAVTSAIVGQGLGESVALVTDGRFSGATRGIMVGHVAPEAAVGGTIAIVEDGDIITIDVDNGKLEVELSDKEIKERLENWKPPEPKYKTGLLAQYARLVSSSSKGAVLLG from the coding sequence ATGATTCAAAAAATTCGATCAGAAAAGGTTTATGGTGGTTATGAAAAAGCTCCAAATAGAGCGTTTCTAAGAGCTATGGGATTAAATGACGATGATATCTCAAAACCTCTAATAGGCATAGCTGCTGCATGGAATGAAGCAGGTCCTTGTAATATTCACGTATTGGCCTTAGCTAATGTAGCAAAAGAAGGAGTAAGAGAAGCAGGTGGAACTCCTAGAATTTTTACTACTCCAGTTGTAATAGATGGAATAGCGATGGGAAGTGAAGGAATGAAATATTCATTAGTTAGTAGAGAAGTTATTGCAGACACTGTGGAATTAACAGTAAACGCTCACGGATATGATGGCTTTGTTGCATTAGGCGGATGTGATAAAACAGGACCAGGTTTAATGATGGCAATGGCTAGGTTAAATATACCATCGATCTACATGTACGGCGGAACAACCTTGCCAGGCAATTATAAAGGAAAACCAATTGCAATAGGAGATGTATATGAGGCAGTAGGCGCTTATGCTGCTGGAAAATTATCTGCGGAAGACTTGAGAATTATGGAATTAAACGCCATACCAGGACCTGGAACTTGCGGAGGATTATATACCGCAAATACTATGGGAATGATATCAGAAGCTTTAGGAGTAGCTTTACCAGGTAGTGCATCTCCCCCAGCAGTGGATGCAGAGAAGGTTAGATTTGCAAAAGAAACTGGTAAAGCTTTACTTCATTTAATGGAAATAGGATTAAAACCTAGAGATATAATGACATTTGAGGCATTTGAAAATGCAATAACTGTACTCATGGCTTCCGGCGGTTCTACTAATGCAGTATTACATTTATTAGCAATAGCGCATGAAGCTGGTGTTAATTTAACTTTAGACGATTTTGATAGGATAAGCAAGAAAGTGCCTGAAATAGTAAACATGAAGCCTGGAGGAGAGTATGTAATGGCAGATTTGCATAGAGTTGGTGGAGTACCATTAATATTAAAGAAATTACTCGATGCTGGTCTACTTCATGGAGATGTAATAACTGTAACTGGAAAGACGATGGAACAGAATTTAAAAGAATATAAAATACCAGATGTACCTCATTCTCATATTGTAAGAGATGTAAAAAATCCTTATAGCCCCACCGGAGGGATAAGAATATTAAAAGGTAATTTAGCTACAGAAGGAGCAGTAATTAAAGCTTCAGCAAGCAAAGTTAAATATCATAGAGGACCTGCAAGGGTATTTAACTCCGAAGAAGAAGCATTTAGGGCAGTACTTAATGGTCAAATCAAGGAGAAGGAAGTTGTCGTAATAAGATATGAGGGTCCTAAAGGAGGGCCAGGAATGAGAGAGATGTTAGCTGTTACAAGTGCTATAGTTGGTCAAGGATTAGGAGAAAGCGTAGCTTTAGTTACTGATGGAAGATTCTCTGGAGCTACCAGAGGTATAATGGTAGGTCATGTCGCACCAGAAGCAGCAGTTGGGGGTACTATAGCTATAGTAGAAGATGGAGATATTATAACAATAGATGTAGATAACGGGAAATTAGAAGTTGAGCTAAGCGACAAGGAAATAAAGGAAAGATTAGAAAATTGGAAACCGCCAGAACCTAAATATAAAACTGGCTTACTTGCACAATACGCTCGACTAGTTTCATCCTCTTCTAAAGGAGCCGTTCTTTTAGGATAA
- a CDS encoding NUDIX hydrolase, producing MKLFSGKKFEVYLDKFDLPNGKIRETEYIKHRGSAVIIPLIDENTIILEKQFRPIIGKWIYELPAGTMEEGEAPETTAKRELIEETGYEAETLIHLIDFYPSPGVSTELMHLFLAKGLKFVGSKPEEYEVIEIEKKNIDEILEMIKNHEIEDAKTIIGILYYQFMLRNRTT from the coding sequence ATGAAATTGTTTAGTGGTAAAAAATTCGAAGTTTACTTAGATAAATTCGATCTACCTAATGGTAAAATTAGAGAAACTGAATATATAAAACATAGAGGATCTGCAGTAATAATACCGCTTATTGATGAAAATACAATAATTTTAGAAAAACAATTCAGACCAATTATAGGTAAGTGGATATACGAATTACCTGCTGGTACTATGGAAGAAGGTGAAGCTCCTGAAACTACTGCCAAGAGAGAATTGATTGAAGAGACAGGATATGAGGCTGAGACTCTAATTCACCTTATAGACTTTTATCCTTCACCAGGTGTAAGTACTGAATTAATGCACCTCTTTTTAGCTAAAGGATTAAAATTTGTAGGAAGTAAACCAGAGGAATACGAAGTTATAGAAATAGAAAAGAAAAATATCGACGAAATTCTGGAAATGATAAAAAATCACGAGATTGAAGACGCTAAAACTATAATAGGAATACTTTACTATCAATTTATGCTAAGAAATCGAACGACTTAG
- a CDS encoding HIT family protein: MCLFCKIVKKEESAYIVYEDEYTVAFLDKFPLAPGHTLVVTKEHFDDFLNTKKEYLEKLAFSSNIVSRAVKESVKSSGIRLLTNVGKSAGQVIFHVHIHIIPTWDGSYPEEFSYFEPRKEQRKEYYEFLQRVISQNVKNILSL; encoded by the coding sequence ATGTGCTTATTCTGTAAAATTGTTAAAAAGGAAGAATCTGCATATATTGTTTATGAGGATGAGTATACTGTAGCTTTTTTAGATAAATTTCCGTTAGCGCCCGGCCACACATTAGTAGTTACAAAAGAGCATTTTGATGATTTTCTAAATACTAAAAAAGAATATTTGGAAAAACTAGCATTTTCTTCAAATATAGTTAGCAGGGCAGTAAAAGAGTCAGTAAAATCTTCTGGAATAAGACTTCTAACTAATGTAGGAAAAAGTGCGGGTCAAGTTATATTTCATGTTCATATTCATATAATACCTACCTGGGACGGATCTTATCCCGAGGAATTTTCTTATTTCGAGCCTAGAAAAGAGCAACGTAAAGAATATTATGAATTCTTACAAAGAGTTATTAGTCAGAATGTTAAAAATATTTTAAGCTTATAG
- the asd gene encoding aspartate-semialdehyde dehydrogenase → MRRILKAAILGATGLVGIEYVRMLSQHPYIKPAYLAGKGSVGKPYGEVVRWQTIGQIPKEVADMEVKPTDPKLMDDVDIVFSPLPQGAAGPIEEQFAKEGFPVISNSPDHRFDPDVPMLIPELNPHTISLIDEQRKKRDWKGFIVTTPLCTAQGAAIPLAPIFMNFKMTGAYITTIQSLSGAGYPGIPSLDVVDNILPLGDKYDAKTIKEITRIFSEVKRNVNDPPLEEVALDATTHRIATIHGHYEVSYVTFKEDVNIEKIRETLENFRGEPQDLKLPTAPEKPIIVRNEDTRPQVYFDRWAGDPPGMSVVVGRLKQISNRTIRMVSLIHNTIRGAAGGGILTAELLIAKGYIE, encoded by the coding sequence ATGAGAAGGATTCTAAAAGCAGCAATATTAGGAGCTACGGGTTTAGTAGGAATTGAATACGTAAGAATGCTATCACAACATCCTTATATAAAGCCTGCATATTTAGCGGGAAAAGGTTCTGTAGGTAAACCTTATGGAGAAGTTGTAAGGTGGCAAACAATAGGACAGATTCCAAAAGAAGTTGCAGACATGGAAGTAAAGCCTACAGATCCAAAATTAATGGATGATGTAGACATTGTTTTCTCACCTTTGCCTCAAGGCGCGGCTGGCCCTATAGAAGAGCAGTTCGCAAAGGAAGGTTTTCCAGTGATTAGTAACTCTCCAGATCATAGATTTGATCCAGACGTGCCAATGTTAATTCCAGAGTTAAATCCTCATACTATTTCCTTGATAGATGAACAAAGAAAGAAAAGAGATTGGAAAGGTTTCATAGTAACTACTCCATTATGCACAGCTCAGGGCGCCGCAATACCTTTAGCACCAATTTTTATGAATTTTAAAATGACAGGAGCTTATATAACCACAATACAGTCATTATCGGGAGCAGGATATCCTGGAATTCCTTCACTTGATGTAGTAGATAACATACTGCCTTTAGGAGATAAATATGATGCAAAAACTATAAAGGAAATTACCAGAATATTTAGTGAAGTAAAAAGAAATGTAAACGATCCACCTTTAGAAGAAGTAGCTTTAGATGCAACTACTCATAGAATAGCAACAATCCATGGCCATTATGAAGTTTCATACGTTACTTTCAAAGAAGATGTCAACATAGAGAAAATAAGGGAAACATTAGAGAATTTTAGAGGTGAACCTCAGGATCTAAAGTTACCTACCGCACCGGAAAAACCTATAATAGTAAGAAACGAGGATACTAGACCACAAGTATATTTTGATAGATGGGCTGGAGATCCTCCAGGAATGAGTGTAGTTGTTGGAAGATTAAAGCAAATAAGCAATAGAACAATAAGAATGGTATCGCTAATTCATAATACAATTAGAGGGGCAGCTGGAGGAGGAATTTTAACTGCAGAATTACTTATAGCCAAAGGATATATAGAATGA
- a CDS encoding ArsR/SmtB family transcription factor yields MLYKLDEVIENKGWDTRKKILELLQSREMTAYEISKILELNYSTVKYHLELLERVGLITVKKDKRNRYLYRANNNIKILKLTDK; encoded by the coding sequence ATGTTATACAAATTAGATGAGGTAATAGAAAACAAAGGTTGGGATACTAGGAAAAAAATACTAGAGCTTTTACAATCGAGAGAAATGACTGCATATGAAATTTCCAAAATATTAGAATTAAATTATTCTACAGTAAAATACCATCTAGAATTATTAGAAAGAGTAGGATTAATAACTGTTAAAAAAGATAAAAGGAATAGGTATCTTTATAGAGCAAATAATAATATAAAAATATTAAAGTTAACAGATAAATAA
- a CDS encoding FAD-binding and (Fe-S)-binding domain-containing protein has protein sequence MGIREELESRFGDNFSDSLVERLSHTVDMGFVPELVWSGIKINIIPDYVVYPKSTEDVIDLVKIALKYDVPITPYGRGTNRYGNAIPADGGILVDFSKMDKVEIDEANKIAIVEPGATWKLIDIAAQQKGLQLRTFPSSYDSTAGGGIAGDALGIGSYEYGFICDNISFIDMVNPKGELVHLEGKDLAIACGAEGTTGIIVKAGIKLRQFSNTEAMVISFDDFDKTYNAIGEFYREVIPAWHIQVRGPAISSYIAEKFKASLDPGKWNMVILYPSSRSSIVEPKLYRIAQTYGGRMFEGEWTGWWSFNHGVNAALRTKGLLIHQHGLIHYTKIKELIEGLEKNIGKLGTLTIDNGFDLDIDLERREVLLVNAFTQASLSPVDKKIIYDLAKNTLMMDEYIKVGGSMLSIGIFVHKYAKNRLSAMGRTFQELGVDRYEEIKKYKEEMDPNEIFNPGKVFDPKRRAKAVLEIVGKQQEALRFRFGIGLAKALTPGGEIEGYKVAKRYLDIFVDYALTCIDCAMCVTVCPQFKLVPQWPYAPKGMFDFTRGVISYYELHNSVDIPDSAIAEISGCHKCGLCDGVCPAKIPISTLLIKLNSLVAKKIPEEKVPDTPIPAKYNDIIDENSEIGLWLGKYVIENPTVLFSSLELLKKLGIRIKLFNTSNDSGFLQYISGNGKDLTEIMKNNLEKMKNVSELITLTPEDYKAFSEAYREYAKFAGVNIEAEVTPLELRLLKSIQFEGNEEINLHVACFSSTYADDIIKRLRDRGFKVRKVEGCSGAILEKNIGKRADMMAKALGEKYQNLITLCPLAAVKFRSVGINAKTLIEFIAEKAGVNIAVEATEYKIPQSIKDKISEIINNEIVNSLNKRIQILVDTVSFVSSGEVEYKKIIEPVITEAIDEASNNILKKIREIIDNETSGKSEAEKIVIRSAFIKELSAIIMSLTLQPIVELIIKQVKSNTSEDFDQRIMANAILELLREKEDSLNKSIVNL, from the coding sequence TTGGGCATAAGGGAAGAGTTGGAATCTCGCTTTGGCGATAACTTTTCTGATAGTTTAGTTGAAAGACTGTCACATACAGTGGATATGGGATTTGTTCCTGAACTTGTATGGTCAGGAATTAAAATAAATATTATTCCAGACTATGTAGTTTATCCTAAATCTACTGAAGATGTAATAGATTTAGTAAAAATAGCATTAAAATATGACGTGCCAATAACTCCTTACGGTAGAGGTACAAATAGGTATGGAAATGCAATTCCTGCAGATGGTGGTATCCTAGTAGATTTCTCTAAGATGGATAAAGTTGAAATAGATGAAGCAAATAAAATAGCTATAGTAGAGCCTGGGGCTACTTGGAAGCTTATAGATATAGCAGCGCAACAAAAAGGTCTTCAGTTAAGAACTTTTCCATCTTCATACGACTCAACAGCTGGAGGAGGCATAGCCGGAGATGCTTTAGGAATAGGCTCTTACGAGTATGGGTTCATTTGTGATAATATTAGCTTTATTGATATGGTAAATCCAAAGGGTGAATTAGTTCATTTGGAAGGAAAAGATCTGGCAATAGCTTGTGGAGCTGAAGGAACTACAGGAATAATTGTTAAAGCAGGAATTAAATTAAGGCAATTTAGTAATACTGAAGCAATGGTAATCTCTTTTGACGACTTTGATAAGACTTACAACGCAATAGGAGAATTTTATAGAGAAGTAATTCCAGCTTGGCATATACAAGTTAGAGGTCCTGCAATATCTAGTTATATTGCAGAGAAATTTAAGGCATCTTTAGATCCAGGAAAGTGGAACATGGTAATATTATATCCTTCATCTAGGTCTTCGATTGTAGAACCTAAATTATATAGAATAGCACAGACCTATGGAGGAAGGATGTTTGAAGGAGAATGGACAGGATGGTGGTCATTCAATCACGGTGTTAATGCAGCTCTAAGAACTAAGGGTTTACTAATTCATCAGCATGGTTTAATACATTATACTAAAATAAAGGAACTAATAGAAGGCCTTGAAAAGAATATAGGTAAGTTAGGTACTCTAACTATAGATAATGGTTTTGATCTGGATATAGATTTAGAGAGAAGAGAAGTTCTTCTAGTAAATGCTTTTACTCAAGCATCACTATCTCCAGTTGATAAGAAAATTATCTATGACTTGGCTAAAAATACTTTGATGATGGACGAATACATAAAAGTAGGAGGATCTATGCTATCTATAGGAATATTTGTTCATAAGTACGCTAAGAATAGGCTAAGTGCCATGGGAAGAACTTTTCAAGAACTAGGCGTTGATAGGTACGAGGAAATAAAGAAGTATAAAGAAGAAATGGATCCTAATGAAATATTTAACCCTGGAAAAGTATTCGATCCTAAGCGTAGGGCTAAAGCAGTTCTAGAGATAGTAGGAAAGCAGCAAGAAGCCTTAAGGTTTAGGTTTGGAATAGGCTTAGCTAAAGCGTTAACGCCAGGTGGCGAAATAGAAGGTTATAAGGTTGCTAAGCGTTATCTCGATATTTTCGTAGATTATGCGCTGACTTGTATAGACTGTGCTATGTGCGTAACAGTATGCCCTCAGTTTAAACTAGTTCCTCAATGGCCTTATGCTCCTAAAGGAATGTTTGACTTTACTAGAGGAGTAATAAGCTATTATGAGTTACATAATTCAGTTGACATTCCGGATAGTGCAATAGCGGAAATATCTGGATGCCATAAGTGCGGATTATGTGATGGCGTTTGCCCCGCTAAAATACCAATCTCTACTCTTTTAATTAAGCTGAATAGTCTTGTAGCAAAGAAGATTCCAGAAGAAAAAGTTCCTGATACTCCTATTCCAGCTAAATATAATGATATTATTGATGAAAATAGTGAAATAGGATTATGGTTAGGTAAATATGTAATTGAAAATCCTACAGTTCTATTCTCGTCTTTAGAATTGCTCAAAAAGCTCGGAATAAGAATAAAGTTATTTAATACTTCTAATGATAGCGGATTTTTGCAATATATAAGCGGTAATGGAAAAGATCTTACAGAAATAATGAAAAATAATTTAGAGAAAATGAAGAATGTATCTGAGCTAATTACTTTAACGCCGGAGGACTATAAAGCGTTCTCCGAGGCTTATAGAGAGTACGCAAAATTCGCAGGAGTAAATATTGAAGCAGAGGTTACTCCTTTAGAACTAAGGCTATTAAAATCTATACAGTTTGAGGGTAATGAAGAAATAAATCTCCACGTAGCATGTTTTTCATCAACTTACGCAGATGATATAATAAAAAGACTTAGAGATAGAGGATTTAAAGTAAGGAAAGTTGAAGGGTGCTCAGGGGCTATATTAGAGAAAAACATAGGTAAAAGAGCAGATATGATGGCTAAAGCTTTAGGTGAGAAGTATCAAAATCTTATAACTTTATGTCCATTAGCGGCTGTGAAATTCAGAAGTGTGGGTATAAATGCCAAGACTTTAATAGAATTTATTGCTGAAAAAGCTGGTGTTAATATAGCAGTAGAGGCTACAGAGTATAAGATACCTCAATCTATAAAAGATAAAATAAGTGAAATAATAAATAATGAAATTGTGAATTCTTTAAACAAGAGAATTCAAATTCTTGTTGATACAGTATCTTTTGTATCTTCAGGAGAAGTAGAATACAAGAAAATAATAGAACCAGTAATTACAGAGGCTATAGATGAAGCTAGTAATAATATTCTTAAAAAAATTAGAGAAATTATAGATAACGAAACTTCTGGTAAGTCCGAAGCTGAGAAAATCGTTATAAGATCAGCGTTCATAAAAGAATTGTCTGCGATTATAATGTCTCTTACGCTTCAGCCTATAGTTGAGTTAATAATTAAGCAAGTAAAATCCAATACTTCGGAGGATTTTGATCAAAGAATTATGGCAAACGCTATTCTAGAATTATTAAGAGAGAAAGAAGACTCACTAAATAAATCTATAGTAAACTTGTGA
- a CDS encoding class I SAM-dependent methyltransferase, whose protein sequence is MSEIFPGIFESDFYINEMIKLWDEGEKWAKWLDELAKKYNLERKVLDVPCGIGRVSYFLNKLGYEIVGVDISEKMIKMAKNNVPNGRFYRADMRYLKDVLNGEKFDLVINIFNSLGYYSEEDDLEILKSIKEATNKIAVINLDNRDYIIYNKPEVYYTYVHPYLVEDHNYFDPYTSRLKIRRTYMNQKGEIIGSIEYTQRFYSLHEIVNLVKKAGFKILDVVTAYSWKKFEVTDPQITIIAGI, encoded by the coding sequence ATGAGCGAAATATTTCCAGGAATATTCGAATCCGATTTTTATATAAATGAAATGATAAAATTGTGGGACGAAGGAGAGAAATGGGCTAAATGGCTTGATGAGCTAGCTAAGAAATATAATCTTGAAAGAAAAGTACTTGACGTTCCATGCGGAATAGGCCGAGTTTCATATTTTCTTAATAAATTAGGATACGAAATTGTTGGAGTGGATATTTCAGAAAAAATGATAAAAATGGCAAAGAATAACGTTCCAAACGGCAGATTTTACAGAGCAGACATGAGATATTTGAAGGATGTACTTAATGGAGAAAAATTTGATTTAGTAATAAATATATTTAATAGCCTAGGATATTACTCAGAGGAAGATGATCTAGAGATACTTAAATCCATAAAAGAAGCTACGAATAAAATAGCCGTAATAAACTTGGATAATAGAGATTATATAATTTATAATAAACCAGAAGTTTACTATACGTATGTTCATCCTTACTTGGTAGAAGATCACAATTATTTTGATCCATACACTTCTAGACTAAAAATAAGGAGGACTTATATGAACCAAAAAGGGGAAATAATAGGCTCAATAGAATATACACAAAGATTCTATAGTTTACACGAAATAGTCAATTTAGTTAAGAAAGCCGGTTTTAAAATCTTAGATGTAGTTACAGCATACTCGTGGAAGAAGTTCGAAGTTACTGACCCTCAGATAACAATAATAGCTGGAATATAA
- a CDS encoding nitrilase-related carbon-nitrogen hydrolase has translation MDIELAQIRPKLGDVEYNLEKHLEIIQTSSADCIIFPELSLTGYVLRDLVYEVFKEAEKAVTKIVDNSKCVIFGTIKEVRSGILRNSAVISIEGNYDYIYKFYLPTYGLFEERRYFQPGDPLSDVKIFKYKGINFGVVICEDAWHPEPIEALALKGADAVFIPASSPMRRLEENLLIENNWESLIKAHSLMYGIWTAFVNAVGSQEEEYFWGGSMVSSPQGTIKVRARKFEEDRIFTKIDLEDVRKARFFSSFRDHNRDFHRLLSNL, from the coding sequence ATGGATATAGAACTTGCACAAATAAGACCTAAGTTAGGGGATGTTGAATATAATTTAGAAAAACACTTAGAAATTATACAAACATCCTCTGCCGACTGCATCATATTTCCCGAGTTATCGTTAACTGGATATGTACTTAGAGACCTCGTTTATGAAGTATTTAAAGAAGCTGAAAAAGCTGTTACTAAGATAGTTGATAATTCAAAGTGTGTAATTTTTGGAACAATAAAGGAAGTTAGATCGGGTATTTTAAGAAATTCAGCGGTCATATCAATTGAAGGTAACTATGATTATATTTACAAGTTTTACCTCCCTACATATGGCTTATTCGAAGAAAGAAGATATTTCCAGCCTGGAGATCCATTATCAGACGTTAAGATATTTAAATATAAAGGAATTAATTTTGGTGTAGTTATTTGTGAAGATGCTTGGCACCCAGAACCTATAGAAGCGCTTGCCTTAAAAGGAGCAGATGCAGTATTTATTCCTGCTTCCTCACCTATGAGAAGATTAGAAGAGAACTTATTAATAGAAAATAATTGGGAATCTCTAATTAAAGCACATTCTTTAATGTATGGAATATGGACAGCTTTTGTTAATGCAGTAGGCAGTCAAGAAGAAGAATATTTTTGGGGAGGTTCAATGGTTTCTTCTCCTCAAGGTACAATCAAAGTAAGAGCTAGAAAATTTGAAGAAGACAGAATATTTACAAAGATAGATTTAGAAGACGTTAGAAAGGCTAGATTCTTTAGCAGTTTCAGAGACCATAATAGAGACTTTCATAGATTGCTCTCTAATCTTTAA
- a CDS encoding chlorite dismutase family protein: MVNEVYMMVYSIKFDKDWWRLNHEARKSILSKAEEVANEFKKDVISIKKFSSLSQESNIIYWLSSFSTSPFLEFRSAILSAFEGYALESNLFLSVFKPSPYMKSNFDPKVVLGREQLKYFVAYPMKKSPEWYLLPFEEREKIMKEHIDMAINNPKNNGIKSYTTYSFGIGDYEFVVIYEIPDLFNWVDVVEKLREAKARKWIVKEEPLIVGETKSFDFLA; the protein is encoded by the coding sequence ATGGTTAACGAAGTTTATATGATGGTGTATTCAATTAAATTTGATAAAGATTGGTGGAGGCTTAATCATGAGGCTAGAAAATCGATATTAAGTAAGGCAGAGGAAGTTGCTAACGAATTTAAGAAGGATGTAATATCTATTAAGAAATTCTCTTCTCTATCTCAAGAGTCTAACATAATCTATTGGCTATCTTCTTTTAGTACTTCTCCATTTTTGGAGTTTAGATCGGCTATATTATCAGCATTTGAAGGATATGCTTTAGAGTCCAACTTATTTCTTTCAGTCTTTAAACCTTCTCCTTATATGAAATCAAATTTCGATCCTAAAGTAGTTTTAGGAAGAGAGCAATTAAAGTATTTTGTTGCATATCCTATGAAAAAATCTCCTGAATGGTATTTATTGCCTTTTGAAGAGAGAGAAAAAATAATGAAGGAGCACATAGATATGGCAATTAATAATCCAAAAAATAACGGTATTAAATCGTATACTACATACTCATTTGGAATAGGAGATTACGAATTTGTAGTAATTTACGAGATTCCAGACTTATTTAACTGGGTAGATGTTGTAGAAAAATTAAGAGAAGCTAAGGCTAGAAAATGGATCGTAAAAGAAGAACCATTAATAGTAGGAGAGACTAAGTCGTTCGATTTCTTAGCATAA